The genomic interval CATTAAAGTATGCTCTATCGTACTTTAAATATATCAGGGGTGGTAAGGTACAGCAGGTTTTACACAAATTTAAATATGAGGGAGTAAAAGAATTAGGCGAACTTCTTGGCAACTGGTATGGCAATATTTTGGTACAACATAAATTTAATTTAGCATTTGATATTATTATTCCTGTGCCGTTACATCAAAAAAAATTAAGAAAACGGGGATTCAACCAGAGCGATATGTTTGCAGGGGGATTGTCAAAAATGATGGACGTTGAATGGAGCCAGCATATTATGAAGCGGGAAATTCTGAATCCTACGCAAACCAACAAAAAAAGATATCAACGCTATGAGAACGTAAAAGGGATATTTAAAGTAATAGCGCAGGAAAAGATCACCAACAAAAGAGTTTTGATAGTAGATGATGTGGTTACCACCGGTTCTACACTCGAAGCCTGTGCAATGACTGTTCTGGAGAATGGCTGCAAGGAAGTTAGTA from Cytophagales bacterium carries:
- a CDS encoding ComF family protein, coding for MLADFISMVFPEYCYACNESLVKGEQYICTHCRYQLPQTDYHKNIDNNLFRRFWGKVPLKYALSYFKYIRGGKVQQVLHKFKYEGVKELGELLGNWYGNILVQHKFNLAFDIIIPVPLHQKKLRKRGFNQSDMFAGGLSKMMDVEWSQHIMKREILNPTQTNKKRYQRYENVKGIFKVIAQEKITNKRVLIVDDVVTTGSTLEACAMTVLENGCKEVSIATIAAAQ